CCCCAGGGGTTTGGGCTATGCCGAGCCACCGCCCACCGATCGCCGGCTCACCAGTTACGATGCGACGGCGGCCTGGGTCAATGAGGCGCACGCGTTTCCTGGTGAGCTGATCGGGTTGGTGACCGGCCCGCTGACCGACCTAGCGCTGGCGCTGCGCGCCGAGCCCGCGCTGCCGACGCTGTTGCGCCGGTTGGTGATCATGGGCGGCGTGTTCGACGACGACGTCATGGCCGAATGGAACATCCGCGTGGACCCCGAGGCGGCGACCGAGGTGTTCGCGGCGTGGACTGGACAACGACAACTCCCAATCGTGTGCGGTTTGGACCTCACCCGGCGGGTCGCGATGACGCCGGACATCCTTGCCAGGCTGGTGTCGGCCTGCAGCCCGTCCCCGTTGATCCGGTTGATCGAGGACGCGCTGCGGTTCTACTTCGAGTCCCACGCCAGCCGCGGACATGGGTATCTGGCGTACATGCACGACCCGCTGGCCGCCGCGGTCGCGCTGGATCCGGAACTCATAACGACCCGGGCGGCGGCGGTGCATATCGAGCCCACGGGTGCGACGGTCGCCGACTATTCGGGGGGCCGAGAACCCAACGCACGGATCGGCATTGACGTCGACCCGGAGGCATTCTTCGACCGGTTCGCCGAACGGGTCGGACCGTTCGCGCGCCGGCTGGGTGTCCCGCGCCGAACGTGAACTGGCGGCGAGATTTTCGCGCTCAAAACTTTTCGCCGTGACGTCACGCTCGGTGAAGGCGGCCAAGGAATGACCCGGGAAACCCTAAAGGTAGCCCGCGCCGGTTATTCATAGATTCCTTCCAGGTACCAGCGCCGCTGGCGGTAGCACAGCAGCAGCGCGCGCTCGCTCTGTAGCAACACCTGGGCGCGGGCGGTGCGGCTCCCCTGACCGGTCGCCTCCGGGTCCCACCACCGCTCGTCGACCGGCCAAGGCCCGGCCCACCAGCGCAGCCGATCGTCCCGGCCACGGATGGTCAGCCGCGCCGGTTCGGCGGAAAACATTCCCCGGCTGGTCACCCGTATCGGATTTCCTTGGGCGTCAACCAACTCCACCGGATCGTCGAGCAGCACCGCCGGCGCCGGCCCGGGCAGTTGGCCGGGCCACGGCCGACCCGGGTCGGCCCGCGGCGCCGGCTCGTCGCCCAGCGGAGTCAACGTGATGCGTTCCGCCGGCCCGCGACCGCCGGACAGCACCGGCACCTGCACCGCCTCCGGGCCGAGCAGGCCCTGCACCCGCACCAGCGCCCGACGGGCCCGTAGCCGGTCCTCCTCGCCGAGCCCGCCCCATAGTGGTAACTGCAGCGCCTCGACGGATACCACCTCCACCGCCTGCAGCCGTAACAGTGTCACCGGGGCCGAGGGTCGGTCGCGGGCATTCCGGTTGCTCAACCACCCGTCCAGTTGCCAGCGCACCCGGTCGGCGGTGGCATCCTCGGTCAACGGCTCGGCGCACCGCCATACCCGGGTCAGCTCTTCGTCGTTGGCGGTGACGGCGTGAATGGCCAGCCGGGTACATCCCACCCCGGCGGCCATCAGCGCCTGATGCAGCGTGCCCGCCAGCGAGCGCCCGGCGAATGCCGCCGCGTCAACCCGGTCGATCGGCGGATCGCATTCCAGCTCGGCGTCGAGTTCCGGCGCCGGCTCCCGCCCGCACGGTCCCCGCTCCGGTTCGCCGCGGGCGAACCGGTGCGCGGCCACCCCGTCGGCGCCGAACCTGGAAGCCACGTCGGTAACCGATAGCGCGGCGAACTGCCCGATGGTGCGAATCCCCATCCGCCACAACAGATCCGCCAGCTCATCCCGCCCCCGACCGGACAGGCTTGGCTCGGTGGCAAGCTGCTGGATCGACAGCGTCGACAGAAACCGCGCGTCGCCTCCTGGCGCCACGACACGCCCCGCCCGCGCAGCGAGGACCGCGGTGGACATCTGGTCGGCGATCCCCACCTGACACTCGGCGCCGGCCGCGGCCACCGCGTCGATCAGCCGCTCGGCCACCTGCTGCTCGGACCCGAAGAATCGGGCCGCCCCGCGCGCCGGTAGCACCAAGAGCCCGGGCCGCAGCACCTCGGCGCGGGGCACCAGATCGTCCACCGCCGCGATCACCCTCTCGAAGAACCGGGCGTCACGGTCGGCGTCGGCGGTCGCGATGTGCAGTTGCGGGCAACGGGCCGCCGCCTCCCGGCGCCGCAGCCCTCGGCGCACACCCGCGGCGCGTGCGGCCGACGAACAGGCGATCACCCGGTTGGCCAGAGTGACCGCAACCGGAGCCGTCGCGGGCTGGCCGGCGACCGCGGCCGCCGCGACCGCCGGCCAGTCCATGCACCAGATCGCCAGCACGCGCGAAGAGGCCACAAGATTCACCCCGCCCGGGCGATCGCCCGTCCCGCAGCGCTGATCTGCAGCCGTACCCGACTGATCCGTCCGAACCCTGGGGCGGGCACGCCCCCGAGAGCCGGGGTGATCTCATAGCCGCAGACCCGGGCCTGAAGCCGCGTCGGCGCCCCTTCCCAATCGCCGTCGGTGACCAGCAGGGTGCAACCTTTATGGCGCGCTCGGGCCACCACCGCCCGAGCCCGCGTCCGCGTCACCCGGCGCCCACCCAGACCGAGCGCCACCAGGTCCATGCCATCGATGAGCACCGCGGCCACCTCAACCGGATCGGTCCCGGGATCCGGTATCACCGCGAGCCGGCTCAGATCCGCACCCATCTCCACAGCGGCCAGCAGGCCGATGTCCGGCTGGCCGACGATAGCGGCGTTGCCCCCCGCCGCCGTCACCGCGGCCACCATGCGCAGCAGCAGCGACCGGGCTCCCGACAGCACCGCCACCGTTCCCCGGGGTAACGGTGCCGGCTGCGCCGGCAACAGGTCGTCTGGGGTGTGTTTCCCAGATATTGCCTCCATCTGCCGTCGCAGCGATTCGAGCTGGTCAGAGGCAAAAGCTGCAGTCACGACCAGCCTCCTTTTGGACATCATTCGAATATATGTTCGAGTAAACACCCGCCCTTGGACCCCGTCAAGGCGCGTGAGACGCTGCCTTGTGCGGTCGCGCAGAATCATTCCGGTGCTGGTGTGGCTCTTGGTGTGGTGCGGCCTCACGGTGGTCCCATCGGCCAGCGGTGACGGGTCGACCTGCCAGCCCGCAGAGCTATTCGCCGCCGACGAATCACCGCTGTTCGAGCCGCAAGCCGTCGTGACCATCGCACTAACCGGAGCGGCGGTGACGGGATCGACCCCGGTCGACGGGGTGTTCTGGTCGAACGAGCCGCGGCACATCACCTACGAGCGCGCACGCGAATTTCATCTGTGCGGTGTCGACGAGCCCACCTTGCATACGGTTGCCGAGGCGCTGCGCAGCCAGTTCAACCAGGGATCGGTGCTGACCTTCGAATACCTGCCGCGGACCGAAGCGGACGCGGTCATCATCACCGTGCCCGACATTGACATCGCACGCTTTCGGGATGCCTTCGTGGCCGATTCAGCCGCACACCAGCGACTGCGGGGAGGATCTGTCACCACCGCAGACCACATCTTGATCCTGGTTGCCGGCAACGGCGATCTCGACATCGCACACCGGCTGGTGGGAGCGGCCGGCGGCCGCTGGAGCGCCGCCACCATTGCTTACGGCAGGCGCGAATTCGTCAACTCGGCCTGAGTCGCATTGGCCGCATTGGTCACAGCAGCCCCTGGACCGGGTGACACACTTTTTGCCCGCCTCACCGCGACAGATTGTCGCGCTGAGGTGGGCATAAAGAGCATCCCTCCCGACAGATACCACTGTGGCAGGTGTGACAAACGCCGCCGAAACCGCCGCCCTACTCCCACTCGATGGTGCCGGGCGGTTTGCTGGTGATGTCTAGCACCACGCGGTTGACCTCGGAGACCTCGTTGGTGATGCGGGTCGAGATGCGCTCCAGGACCTCGTAGGGCACTCGGGTCCAGTCCGCGGTCATGGCGTCCTCGCTGGACACCGGACGCAGCACGATCGGGTGACCGTAGGTGCGGTTGTCGCCCTGCACGCCGACCGAGCGGACGTCGGCCAGCAGCACGACCGGACACTGCCAGATCTGATTGTCCAGGCCCGCGGCGGTCAGCTCCTCGCGCACGATCGAGTCGGCACGCCGCAGCGTGTCCAGCCGCTTCGCGGTGACCTCGCCGACGATTCGGATTCCCAGGCCAGGCCCCGGAAACGGTTGGCGCGCAACGATTTCCTCCGGCAGGCCCAGCTCCCGCCCGACCGCGCGCACCTCGTCCTTGAACAGCAGCCGCAGCGGCTCCACGAGTTTGAACTTCAAATCGCCGGGGAGACCGCCGACATTGTGGTGGCTCTTGATGTTCGCGGTGCCACTGCCACCGCCTGACTCCACCACGTCCGGATACAGCGTGCCCTGCACCAGGAACTCAATAGACTTATCGCCCAACATATCCCGCACCGCGCCCTCGAATGCCCGGATGAATTGCCGGCCGATGATCTTGCGCTTGCCCTCGGGCGCGCTCACGCCGGACAGCGCCTCGAGGAAGGTGTCGGCGGCGTCGACGGTCACCAGGTTGGCGCCGGTGGCGGCTACGAAATCGCGCTCCACCTGCGCCCGTTCGCCCGCGCGCAACAGTCCGTGGTCGACGAACACACAGGTCAACCGGTCGCCGATGGCGCGCTGCACCAGGGCCGCGGCCACCGCGGAATCCACCCCGCCGGACAGTCCGCAGATCGCGCGCCCGTCACCGATCTGGGCACGCACCTGCTCGATCAGCGCACCGGCAATGTTGGCGGGCGTCCACTCCCGCCGATCCCGGCGAAGTCGTGCAGGAACCGGCTGAGCACCTGTTGCCCGTGCGGGGTGTGCATCACCTCCGGGTGGTACTGCACCCCGGCCAGGCGCCGATCGGCGGCCTCGAACGCGGCCACCGCGGCACCCGCGCTGCTGGCCACCACGTCGAATCCCTCCGGCGCCGCCGTGACCGCGTCGCCATGACTCATCCAGACCGGCTGGACGTCGGGCAGGCCCGAATGCAGTTCGCCGCCAAGGACTTTCAGCTCGGTGCGGCCGTACTCGCTGGTGCCCGTGTGGGCGACGGTTCCACCGAGCGCCTGCGCCATGGCCTGGAACCCATAGCAGATGCCAAACACCGGCAGACCGAGATCGAACAATGCCGGATCGAGTCGCGGAGCCCCCTCGGCGTAGACACTGGCCGGCCCGCCGGAAAGCACCAGCGCCAGCGGGTTGCGGGCCCTGATCTCCTCGATCGCGGCGGTATGCGGGACGACCTCGGAGAACACCCGCGCCTCTCGGATGCGCCGGGCGATCAATTGGGCGTACTGGGCACCGAAGTCGACCACCAGCACGGGTCGAGCCGGCACTCCGGCCGCGTCGAGGTCAGCAGGTTCGGCCACGGGGAGTCAGTCTAGAGGCTGGCGGAGGCCCGTTACGGACGACGCCAGTGCTGCCGCCGCCAACCGGGCCTTCTTGCGTCCCGATAGCGAGATCCGCCGGTCGTAGACGATCGCCGGCGATGCCTTGATAACGGCCAGCTGATGCCGATAGATGGCGGACATGGTCGCGCAGCAGGCGGCGCTGCGGCGGTCAAGGTGCCCAATCAGCCGCAGTCCCAGCGAATACCAGTCCGCGGCGCGGTCGGCACTGAACCGGAGCAGTGCCGCCAGCCGACCGTCGGGGTCGTCAAGCGCCCCCGTGTCGTCCAGGCCAAGGCGCACGCCGAACCGTTCCAATTCGTCGCGCGGCAGATAGATCCGCCCATTCAGC
This is a stretch of genomic DNA from Mycobacterium lacus. It encodes these proteins:
- a CDS encoding nucleoside hydrolase; the encoded protein is MNAVFADVDTGIDDAMALVYLLASSDAELVGIASTGGNIAVDQVCANNLGLLELCAAADIPVSRGADQPLRGRWPDHAKFHGPRGLGYAEPPPTDRRLTSYDATAAWVNEAHAFPGELIGLVTGPLTDLALALRAEPALPTLLRRLVIMGGVFDDDVMAEWNIRVDPEAATEVFAAWTGQRQLPIVCGLDLTRRVAMTPDILARLVSACSPSPLIRLIEDALRFYFESHASRGHGYLAYMHDPLAAAVALDPELITTRAAAVHIEPTGATVADYSGGREPNARIGIDVDPEAFFDRFAERVGPFARRLGVPRRT
- a CDS encoding DNA polymerase Y family protein, with translation MDWPAVAAAAVAGQPATAPVAVTLANRVIACSSAARAAGVRRGLRRREAAARCPQLHIATADADRDARFFERVIAAVDDLVPRAEVLRPGLLVLPARGAARFFGSEQQVAERLIDAVAAAGAECQVGIADQMSTAVLAARAGRVVAPGGDARFLSTLSIQQLATEPSLSGRGRDELADLLWRMGIRTIGQFAALSVTDVASRFGADGVAAHRFARGEPERGPCGREPAPELDAELECDPPIDRVDAAAFAGRSLAGTLHQALMAAGVGCTRLAIHAVTANDEELTRVWRCAEPLTEDATADRVRWQLDGWLSNRNARDRPSAPVTLLRLQAVEVVSVEALQLPLWGGLGEEDRLRARRALVRVQGLLGPEAVQVPVLSGGRGPAERITLTPLGDEPAPRADPGRPWPGQLPGPAPAVLLDDPVELVDAQGNPIRVTSRGMFSAEPARLTIRGRDDRLRWWAGPWPVDERWWDPEATGQGSRTARAQVLLQSERALLLCYRQRRWYLEGIYE